The sequence ACCAAACGGGGGCGACAGGCGGGGATTGCGGCTTTTAGTCCCCACGATTTGCGCCGCACATTTATTTCCAATTTGTTGGATGCGGGGGTGGATGTGGCGACGGTGCAAAAATTGGCGGGTCATGCCAATGTACAGACTACAGTTCGCTATGACCGGCGGGATGAACGGGCAAAACGGGCGGCGGTGGCTCGGTTACAGATTCGTTTTTAATGTGGCGATCATATTTGAATTGTGAGTGAATAAAAGTTTAATACTCAAAAAATGAGGGGTCGCAGGGCACCGCCCCGCCCTGGTTCCGGCTAACTTGGCAATTCCCATAGACCGCTTGAGATTGCCATATTTATCTAATCCTTGCGGCTAGGGGACAAATTGGGTAGATGCCCGTTGCACCCGAATCTGACGGGTGGCGAGATTGCCATCAGCACGGCTACCGGTGACCGTCAAGGGGGGGTCATTTTGGCGGTAAAATACATTCCCAACCGCCGTGACCTCCTGGGCAGGAATGCGCCATTCCACCTCTTGCGCCCGCAGTTGTCCCCGCTGGTTGACCGCATCTACCCCCTGGGTGAGCCGCAGGACTTGATTTTGAAAATCCATTTGCCCCCGTCCCGCCTTCACCACCAACTGCTGGGGGGGATGGATGATTTGTACCGGTTGCAGTGCCTGGATGTGCCCCTTTTGCCATTCCCAATCTAGGGCTTCCCCGGTGATATTCAAAGCCGGTTTTTGATTGGTAACTTGGACGTTTTTGCGTAGTGCCAGGTGGTTGTCCCGCAGGCGAATCGTGGCTTCCTGCGCCTTGGCTTGTAGCTTGGGTTGCTGAAATTCCAGATTGCCTTTGAGAATTAATTCCTGTTGCTGGGGTCGCCAGAGCAGGGATTGGGTGGTAATCCGGGTTTTGTCTTGCAGATCAGTGGCAATTAGCCGTCCCTGAATGTCCAAGGTTTCCCCCTGTTCCAAGACCGTCGCCTGCGCCGTTTCCACCCGGTAGCGGGGTTTCCCCCGGTCGTAGATGTTTCCCACCAGTTTTTGCACCTGCACCCGGCGGGTTTTGGGGTCGGCGACCGCCTGCTCTACCTGCAATTTCCAGAGGATTTGACCATTTTTATCCACCTGTTGCAGATTCAAGGATTGAAAGGTGAGTTGCTGGGTCGCTTCCAAATTCGCCTCCGGCTCCAGGGGACGTTCCGCCACCCGACAACCGCTCACAACCAGTCCCAGGCTCAACCCCAGGGCACACCAGCCCCGCCTACTCCCCAGCACCGGGTAAATCCGACACCGGGCGATAGGTTTGGGGGCGATGGGATTTGCGGATTTCATCCCGAATGGACTCCAGGTCAATGTACCGATCCGACACATTGATTAAACTATCACTGGTCATGGAACGCAAGCTGACCACCTCCACCCGTACCCCCCGGTAGCTGACCGCATCCACCGCATAGGCTAAATCCCCATCCCCACTCACCAGAATCGCCGTGTCGTAGGAACCCACCAGGGAGAGCATATCTACGGCAATTTCCACGTCTAAATTTGCCTTTTTTGACCCATCCGGCAACTGCACCAATTCCTTGTAAACCACCCGGTAGCCATTGCGCCGCATCCAGAGTAAAAAACCCTGTTGCTTTTCATTGGTGGGGTCAACACCGGTATAAAAAAAGGCACGCAATAAACGAGAACCCGCCGTCAAGTAACACAATAGCTTGGTATAATCAATTTCAATATTTAACTGGAGAGCGGCATAAAATAAATTGGAACCGTCAATGAAAATCGCCAGTCGCCCCCGGTTTTCCAATACCTGTTGTGGTGTAAATAAGCCCATCGTATCCATGCCAGACATAGGATCATTCCTTGCTAAATGCCAAAATTATGGACTTTTTATTATGGGTTCCCGTGGAGCATTCCACAAGGATCACTCATCATTTTAACCAGGGAATTTTGCACCCCCTGAAAACCTTAGGATTTTATTACTTTTGGTATGCCAATCCGGGCAAAGACGGGTTCCGGTTGTGCCACGGGTTGCCCCACGGGTAATGCCCCCCACCGCCCGTGCCGGTCGTAGTCCGAGGGTGGGTCTTGGTCAAAATCAACTTCGTAGCCCAACTGCTGGTAAATGCGGGTGCTGGTCTGGGGGATCACCGGGCTGAGCAGATAGGCGGCTAACCGCACCGCCTCCAACAACCGATAGAGAACCGCCTCCAAGTCTGCCTGCGCTCCCGTTTTCGCCAACTGCCAGGGGGCTTGCTCATCGATCCATTTATTTGCCCGTTGGGCTAGAGCCAGGGGCAGACCACAGGCTCGGTGGAGGGCAAAGTGCTGATACGCCTCAGCAACCTGCGCCCCCAAATCCTGCCCCAAAAGACGCAAAGGGTCATCCGGGAGGACGTTCACCGGCGGGACTTTCCCATCACAATACTTATGCACCAATTTCAGGGTGCGGTTCAGCAGATTACCCAGATCGTTGGCTAAATCCGCATTCACCGTTTGGATAAATCGCTCCTCGTTAAAATCCCCATCTTTCCCCAGTTCAATTTCTTTCAAAAAATAATAGCGCAGGGCATCACTGCCATATTCTGCCACCAAATAAAAAGGGTCAATGATATTCCCCAGGGATTTGCTCATTTTCTGCCCATCTTTGGTGAGAAATCCGTGGGCAAAAATCCGCTTGGGCAATGGTAATTCCGCCGAGAGTAACATGGCGGGCCAATACACCGCATGGAAGCGCAAAATATCCTTACCAATTAAATGCACATCCACCGGCCACCAGGTTTTCACCGCCTGGGCTAAACTCGGTTCCTCCTCAACCTCTAGCAGGGCGGTTACATATCCCAACAGGGCATCAAACCACACATAAATCACCTGGTTGGGGTCAACGGGCACGGGAAATCCCCAGTCCAAATGCAGGCGAGAAATGGAAAAATCCGCCAACCCCTGGCTGACAAATTTTAATACCTCATTGCGGCGGGTTTCCGGTTGGATAAAATCCGGTTGGGACTGATATAAATCTTCCAGTTGGGCTTGATAGCGGGAGAGGCGAAAAAAGTAATTGGGTTCATCCCGCCATTCCACCTGGAGATGGGGGTGTAGGGGGCAAAACTGACCCGGTAATAATTCCCGTTCATCCTTAAATTCCTCACAGGCGACGCAATACCAACCCTGCTGTTGGTGCAGATAAATATCCCCCCGCTCCCACACCTTTTGAAAAAATTCCCGGACAATCACGCCGTGCCGGGGGTCGGTGGTGCGACTGAACCTCTGCCAACGGATGTTTAACTTCTCCCAAAGTGCCTGAAATTCCCGCACCATCTCATCGCAATGTACTTGCGGGGCGACTCCCCGTTCCTGGGCGGTGCGTTGGATTTTTTGCCCATGCTCATCCGTCCCCGTCACCAAAAGCACCTGATCCCCCCGCAGACGGGCAAACCGAGCGAGGGCATCGGCGGCCATCGTGGTGTAGGCACTGCCGATATGGGGGCGGGCATTCACGTAATACAAGGGGGTGGTCACACTAAACCGAGCCATGCCTACACAATTGGGAAAGAATTAGGAGAGTCGCATTTTTCCATGATAGAAGGATTTTACCTGCCCCCATGCCCCGGTTCATCTCTTATCCTGGTAAATGGGATTGTTATCCTGGATACCCTATGTCCCCCATTCAGGTTTACCTTTTCACCAGCAAGGCCGCCAGCCGGGAACAGATGCGGCAGTTGGCCCAACGGCTTCATACCCTGGGTTGTGGGGAGGAGGCGGTGCAAATGGTGGATGTGAGTGAACAACCCTATTTGGCGGAACGGTTTCGGGTGGTGGTCACCCCGGCGCTGGTCAAGACCAAACCGGAACCCCGGCAGGTGTTGGTGGGGAGCGACCTATTGGATCAACTGGAGTACTGGTGGCCCCGGTGGCAGGCGGAAAAATCCAGTCAACCGGCGAGCGGCAATTCCAGCCCCACCCCTGATGTGGCGACCCTCGAAGAAGAATTAACCCGTGCCAAACTCACCATTCAACAACTGACCGCCCAGGTGCAATTCCGGGACCAGGTTTTGGAACTGCTGGCGCACGACCTACGCAACCCCCTAACGGCGGTGGGCATCGCCCTGGAGACCCTAGAACTCACCCCCGACCGGGCGGATTTAGCCCCGCAACTGCTGCATCAAGCCCGCAATCAGGTGAAAACCCTGGATCGGCTGATCCATAGCATTCTCCAGGTGCGCCGCAACCAACAAAGCGCCCTGCAACTCAACCCCCAAGCCGTACATCTGCGGGAAATGATTGAATTGGTGGCGCAGAGTTTTGCCCCCCAGTTCGCCCACCGGAATCACCACCTGGAACTGGATGTCCCCGAACCCTGTCCGCCCGTATTTGCCGACCCGGATGCCCTGCGGCGGGTGTTGACCAACCTGCTGGACAATGCCTGTAAGTACACCCCCCCCGGCGGTCGGATTCAGATCAGCACCCTGCACAGCACCACCCTCAAGGTACAGGTGACGGTGGCGGACAATGGCCCCGGCATCCCCCCGGAGGATCAGGAGCGGATTTTTGAACCCAGTACCCGCTTGGAACATCAGCACCATGAGGCGGGCTATGGGTTGGGCTTGGCGGTCTGTCGGCAAATTGTCCAGGCGCACTACGGACGGATTTGGGTGGAATCCGCACCGGGGAGGGGCAGTACCTTTCACTTTACCTTGCCCGTGTACCGACCCTAGGGCAGAGGAGCAAATTGACAGATTTCCCCCAAGTTAGCTAAGGTAGTAAATGCGATTGCAATCCTGCCCCCATCGTCTAGTGGACTAGGACACCTCCCTTTCACGGAGGCGACAGGGATTCGAATTCCCTTGGGGGTATCCTAATCAAAATTAAATAGCTCAGCCATCTCCTTGGGGTGGTTAGACGCAGATGGGATGACCCAAAACCCTCTTCTGCATACGCCTGACCCAGTAGGAAATCACCTTACCAAAACGAATTTCATATTAGGAATTGCACTTGGATTGTGAGTAAACTTTTATACTTAATAAAATACTTAAAAAATCAGCGGTCACAGAGTATCACCCCGTACTTGGTTCTATAGAATCTCACTTCTCGTCGCCGGGCACCCCCGCCCTTGGTTCTGCGGATAACCCTATCTCCCAGGAGCAACGTCCACGTGGGATTTAGTTAAGCTGAAAGGGAGGTTTACGCTGTGGTGTCCCTATGGGTCATTGGGCTTTAGCCATTCCCAGTTTTGTGATCACCCTGAGAGAGGGGGTAGAAGCCGCCTTGGTGGTGGGCATTATCCTGACAGTTTTAGGACAAACCCAACGCAAAGACCTGTACCCCTGGGTGGGAGCGGGGGTAGTGGCGGGCGTGGGATTAAGCCTGGCGGGGGGGGGGCTGTTGGTGGTGGGTCTGCACCAATTGACCCAGATGCGCCCCCGGTTGCAGTACGGGGTGGAAGCGGGCTTGGAACTGGTAGCCGCCGGGTTGTTGACCTGGATGTTGCTGTGGATGACCCGGCAGGGACGGGGGATGGCGGGGCTGATCCGGCAACAGGTGTCCGAACAACGGCAGGGTTGGGGCATTGCCCTCCTGGTGCTGGCCGCCGTGGGACGGGAGGGGGTCGAAACGGTGATTTTCATCACTGCCCAGTTCCGCCAGGGGGGACTGCCCTTGTTGGGGGCGTTGGCGGGGGTGTTGGGAGCGGTGCTGGTGGG comes from Synechococcus sp. C9 and encodes:
- a CDS encoding FTR1 family protein; amino-acid sequence: MGHWALAIPSFVITLREGVEAALVVGIILTVLGQTQRKDLYPWVGAGVVAGVGLSLAGGGLLVVGLHQLTQMRPRLQYGVEAGLELVAAGLLTWMLLWMTRQGRGMAGLIRQQVSEQRQGWGIALLVLAAVGREGVETVIFITAQFRQGGLPLLGALAGVLGAVLVGYLLFGLGMRLPLRAFFLVMGSGLLLIVGGLLVSALLHLSKALAEAGTGLGMLVWDTSRWLPDGEWPGLLLKVLLGYRDHLYLLQVLVYGLFVGGVGFLYYRSLTGGVSSPDQGSAVQGS
- the metG gene encoding methionine--tRNA ligase; this translates as MARFSVTTPLYYVNARPHIGSAYTTMAADALARFARLRGDQVLLVTGTDEHGQKIQRTAQERGVAPQVHCDEMVREFQALWEKLNIRWQRFSRTTDPRHGVIVREFFQKVWERGDIYLHQQQGWYCVACEEFKDERELLPGQFCPLHPHLQVEWRDEPNYFFRLSRYQAQLEDLYQSQPDFIQPETRRNEVLKFVSQGLADFSISRLHLDWGFPVPVDPNQVIYVWFDALLGYVTALLEVEEEPSLAQAVKTWWPVDVHLIGKDILRFHAVYWPAMLLSAELPLPKRIFAHGFLTKDGQKMSKSLGNIIDPFYLVAEYGSDALRYYFLKEIELGKDGDFNEERFIQTVNADLANDLGNLLNRTLKLVHKYCDGKVPPVNVLPDDPLRLLGQDLGAQVAEAYQHFALHRACGLPLALAQRANKWIDEQAPWQLAKTGAQADLEAVLYRLLEAVRLAAYLLSPVIPQTSTRIYQQLGYEVDFDQDPPSDYDRHGRWGALPVGQPVAQPEPVFARIGIPKVIKS
- a CDS encoding NYN domain-containing protein — its product is MSGMDTMGLFTPQQVLENRGRLAIFIDGSNLFYAALQLNIEIDYTKLLCYLTAGSRLLRAFFYTGVDPTNEKQQGFLLWMRRNGYRVVYKELVQLPDGSKKANLDVEIAVDMLSLVGSYDTAILVSGDGDLAYAVDAVSYRGVRVEVVSLRSMTSDSLINVSDRYIDLESIRDEIRKSHRPQTYRPVSDLPGAGE
- a CDS encoding histidine kinase, encoding MSPIQVYLFTSKAASREQMRQLAQRLHTLGCGEEAVQMVDVSEQPYLAERFRVVVTPALVKTKPEPRQVLVGSDLLDQLEYWWPRWQAEKSSQPASGNSSPTPDVATLEEELTRAKLTIQQLTAQVQFRDQVLELLAHDLRNPLTAVGIALETLELTPDRADLAPQLLHQARNQVKTLDRLIHSILQVRRNQQSALQLNPQAVHLREMIELVAQSFAPQFAHRNHHLELDVPEPCPPVFADPDALRRVLTNLLDNACKYTPPGGRIQISTLHSTTLKVQVTVADNGPGIPPEDQERIFEPSTRLEHQHHEAGYGLGLAVCRQIVQAHYGRIWVESAPGRGSTFHFTLPVYRP
- the lptC gene encoding LPS export ABC transporter periplasmic protein LptC translates to MKSANPIAPKPIARCRIYPVLGSRRGWCALGLSLGLVVSGCRVAERPLEPEANLEATQQLTFQSLNLQQVDKNGQILWKLQVEQAVADPKTRRVQVQKLVGNIYDRGKPRYRVETAQATVLEQGETLDIQGRLIATDLQDKTRITTQSLLWRPQQQELILKGNLEFQQPKLQAKAQEATIRLRDNHLALRKNVQVTNQKPALNITGEALDWEWQKGHIQALQPVQIIHPPQQLVVKAGRGQMDFQNQVLRLTQGVDAVNQRGQLRAQEVEWRIPAQEVTAVGNVFYRQNDPPLTVTGSRADGNLATRQIRVQRASTQFVP